Proteins co-encoded in one Salvia splendens isolate huo1 chromosome 4, SspV2, whole genome shotgun sequence genomic window:
- the LOC121800880 gene encoding thiamine thiazole synthase, chloroplastic-like, translating into MAAMATTTLISSLSKSHTKSPFHGSSIPIKSTPRHIKSSATISAAAYNLDAFKFNPIKESVVSREMTRRYMTDMITFADTDVVVVAAGSAGLSCAYELSKNPSVNVAIIEQSVSPGGGAWLGGQLFSAMVVRKPAHRFLDELHIAYDEQDDYVVIKHAALFTSTIMSKLLARPNVKLFNAIAAEELIVKSGHIAGVVMNWAIVSMNHDTQSCMDPNVMEAKVIVVSSCSHDGPFGATGVKRLRSIGMINTVSGMKALDMNMAEDSIVRHTREVVPGMIVTGMEVAEIDGAPEW; encoded by the coding sequence ATGGCAGCCATGGCAACAACCACCCTCATCTCCTCCCTCTCCAAATCCCACACCAAATCCCCCTTCCACGGCTCCTCCATCCCCATCAAATCCACCCCCCGCCACATAAAATCCTCCGCCACCATCTCCGCCGCCGCTTACAACCTCGACGCCTTCAAATTCAACCCCATCAAGGAGTCCGTCGTCTCCCGCGAGATGACCCGCCGCTACATGACCGACATGATCACCTTCGCCGACACCGACGTCGTGGTCGTCGCCGCCGGCTCCGCCGGCCTCTCCTGCGCCTACGAGCTCAGCAAGAACCCCAGCGTCAACGTCGCCATCATCGAACAATCCGTCAGCCCCGGCGGCGGCGCGTGGCTCGGCGGCCAGCTCTTCTCCGCCATGGTCGTCCGCAAGCCCGCCCACCGCTTCCTCGACGAGCTCCACATCGCCTACGACGAGCAGGACGACTACGTGGTCATCAAGCACGCCGCCCTCTTCACCTCCACCATCATGAGCAAGCTCCTCGCCCGCCCCAACGTCAAGCTCTTCAACGCCATCGCCGCCGAGGAGCTCATCGTCAAGTCTGGCCACATCGCCGGAGTCGTCATGAACTGGGCCATCGTGTCGATGAACCACGACACCCAGTCGTGTATGGACCCCAACGTCATGGAGGCCAAGGTCATCGTCGTGAGCTCGTGCAGCCACGACGGCCCCTTCGGCGCCACCGGCGTCAAGCGCCTCCGCAGCATCGGGATGATCAACACCGTCTCCGGGATGAAGGCCCTCGACATGAACATGGCCGAGGACTCCATCGTGAGACACACCCGGGAGGTCGTCCCGGGGATGATCGTCACCGGGATGGAGGTCGCCGAGATTGATGGCGCCCCAGAATGGTAA